One window from the genome of Burkholderia sp. FERM BP-3421 encodes:
- a CDS encoding MFS transporter, protein MTHATKEQPTMLAEETGLPGARKWWAMSTLIVGGAVATLDTAIANTALPTIAADLHASPDLSVWIINAYQLAMVAALLPLAALGDRIGHRRIYFFGLGLFTLASLASGFAWSLSTLVIARILQGVGAAGILGVGSALLRLIFPPHQMGRAQGLNALTVAVFFAVGPTVTSIILSISTWPWLFLINVPLGLVAMTLAIRTLPYNHAAAAPRRPFDVIAAGLLATMLSLVIFGLGELSHHAPPARVAIEFGVAALCCALLLRRERADPAPLLPVDLFRLPLFSLSMATSSLSYAAQGLAFVALPFLMQTKLGRTAVETGLLFTPWPILSAVTAPLAGYLSEKRSVALLCGTGLVIMGVGLASTALLPANAGVLDIAWRLAICGAGFGFFQSPNLKALSLSAPKARIGSASGLIPAARLFGQALGAALVAACFSLGVEHGSVVALWLASGFAAVASMVSVLRLRAPAISHA, encoded by the coding sequence ATGACCCATGCCACGAAAGAACAGCCCACGATGCTCGCGGAGGAAACCGGCCTGCCCGGCGCGCGCAAATGGTGGGCCATGTCGACGCTGATCGTCGGCGGCGCGGTGGCGACGCTCGATACCGCGATCGCCAACACCGCCCTGCCGACCATCGCCGCCGACCTGCACGCGTCGCCCGACCTGTCGGTCTGGATCATCAACGCCTACCAGCTCGCGATGGTGGCGGCGCTGCTGCCGCTGGCCGCGCTCGGAGACCGGATCGGCCATCGCCGGATCTACTTCTTCGGTCTCGGGCTCTTCACCCTCGCCTCGCTCGCGAGCGGGTTCGCGTGGTCGCTGTCCACGCTCGTGATCGCGCGCATCCTCCAGGGCGTCGGCGCGGCCGGCATCCTCGGCGTCGGCAGCGCGCTCCTGCGCCTCATCTTCCCGCCGCACCAGATGGGCCGCGCGCAGGGGTTGAACGCCCTGACCGTCGCGGTGTTCTTCGCCGTCGGCCCGACCGTGACCTCGATCATCCTGTCGATCTCGACCTGGCCCTGGCTGTTCCTGATCAACGTGCCGCTCGGGCTCGTCGCGATGACGCTCGCGATCCGCACACTGCCATACAACCACGCCGCGGCCGCGCCGCGCCGGCCGTTCGACGTGATCGCCGCCGGCCTGCTCGCGACCATGCTGTCGCTCGTCATCTTCGGGCTCGGCGAGCTGTCGCATCACGCACCGCCCGCGCGCGTCGCCATCGAATTCGGCGTGGCCGCGCTGTGCTGCGCGCTGCTGCTGCGGCGCGAGCGCGCGGATCCCGCGCCGCTCCTCCCCGTCGACCTGTTCCGGCTGCCGCTGTTCTCGCTGTCGATGGCGACCTCGAGCCTGTCCTACGCCGCGCAGGGTCTCGCGTTCGTCGCGCTGCCCTTTCTCATGCAGACCAAGCTCGGCCGCACCGCCGTCGAGACCGGCCTGCTGTTCACCCCCTGGCCGATCCTGAGCGCCGTGACCGCACCGCTCGCCGGCTACCTGTCCGAGAAGCGCTCCGTCGCCCTGCTGTGCGGCACCGGGCTCGTGATCATGGGCGTGGGCCTCGCCTCGACCGCGCTGCTGCCGGCCAATGCGGGCGTCCTCGACATCGCCTGGCGGCTCGCGATCTGCGGCGCGGGCTTCGGCTTCTTCCAGTCGCCCAACCTCAAGGCGCTGAGCCTGAGCGCGCCCAAGGCCCGCATCGGCTCCGCGAGCGGCCTGATTCCGGCCGCGCGCCTGTTCGGCCAGGCACTCGGCGCGGCACTGGTCGCGGCCTGCTTCAGCCTTGGCGTCGAGCACGGTTCGGTGGTCGCGCTCTGGCTCGCCAGCGGGTTCGCCGCCGTCGCGAGCATGGTCAGCGTGCTGCGCTTGCGCGCGCCGGCCATCTCCCACGCCTGA
- a CDS encoding iron-containing redox enzyme family protein: protein MNRVRNSGIAHPAPFFSDTEGLERKKEIDRYLDKKMEEWRQTVPFASHMKEKNIHMAYYRRTLIEHVWRIRLSRVSQAKAIYKIAEISPSAAQDYAHYQADEMLHDKLYIHDCEAAGISMEEILNTEPYLSTRLFEGFFYYTLEHEHPMAPVVSNYLVEYTQQKLQPDIVKNLKSSLGHDLIKGQEAHLTVDTRDDHSMEMWKILNQLILSEEDYQAVFKYIDDIQSILALFFREIHEDMVVRQSDKAAA from the coding sequence ATGAACCGCGTACGAAACAGTGGCATCGCCCATCCTGCGCCGTTTTTTTCCGATACCGAGGGCCTGGAACGAAAAAAAGAAATCGACCGCTATCTCGACAAGAAAATGGAGGAATGGCGACAAACGGTCCCGTTCGCGTCGCACATGAAGGAAAAGAACATTCACATGGCGTACTACCGCCGCACGCTTATCGAGCACGTCTGGCGTATTCGCCTTTCGCGAGTCAGTCAAGCGAAAGCAATATATAAAATTGCTGAAATCTCGCCGTCCGCCGCGCAGGACTATGCGCACTACCAGGCCGACGAGATGCTGCACGACAAGCTCTATATCCACGATTGCGAGGCGGCCGGGATCTCGATGGAGGAAATCCTCAACACCGAACCCTATCTGTCCACGCGTCTGTTCGAGGGCTTCTTTTACTACACGCTCGAGCACGAGCACCCGATGGCGCCGGTGGTCTCGAACTACCTGGTCGAGTACACGCAGCAGAAGCTCCAGCCCGACATCGTGAAGAACCTGAAGTCGTCGCTCGGGCACGACCTCATCAAGGGCCAGGAAGCGCACCTGACGGTCGATACGCGCGACGACCACTCGATGGAGATGTGGAAGATCCTCAACCAGCTGATCCTGAGCGAGGAGGACTACCAGGCCGTCTTCAAGTACATCGACGACATCCAGTCGATCCTCGCGCTGTTCTTCCGCGAAATCCACGAAGACATGGTCGTGAGGCAATCGGACAAGGCCGCGGCCTGA
- a CDS encoding 3-phosphoshikimate 1-carboxyvinyltransferase produces MYLRIEPLSELGRDMKVPASKPETQRAILAATLADGTSIIHNDLRCLETDTMKRACRQLGATIVEDGDALRIDGTGGRFGDDMLVVDAKGSGLVFRTMMALSSMRGVPTILTGDATLRRRVMTPLFDALHTLGASFSYLADETKAPVINWGRTLQGGSVTIPGEISSQFITAVLMAAPLAKQPITLRVTPPVLSQSYIAQTLDTLRMAGIRAEAGADFTSYRVAPGRYTRFQTRINADFTSLSYLLMACAIFPGAYRLHGLDPETLQGEQLFIDIVQALGVKIAYLPERVMSVDSTGIDFDGQFAFDVSNGPNIIPTLVALSLFVTGRFAITGGSVTRFHKSSRIEAMVEEARKLGADITITRAPGGHVDGFVTRGRARYEGGVTLSSHGDHRNFMSLFVAALRCDKPCNLDGYEDIVCSFPDFIEQFTRLGVRSAATERHYAEANDE; encoded by the coding sequence ATGTATCTGCGCATCGAACCACTGAGCGAACTCGGCCGCGACATGAAGGTGCCCGCGTCCAAGCCCGAGACGCAGCGGGCCATCCTCGCGGCGACCCTGGCCGACGGCACCTCGATCATCCACAACGATCTGCGCTGCCTCGAAACGGACACCATGAAACGCGCCTGCCGCCAGCTGGGCGCCACGATCGTGGAGGACGGCGACGCGCTGCGCATCGACGGCACGGGCGGCCGCTTCGGCGACGACATGCTCGTCGTGGACGCGAAAGGCTCGGGCCTCGTGTTCCGCACGATGATGGCGCTGAGCAGCATGCGCGGCGTGCCGACGATCCTGACGGGCGACGCCACCTTGCGCCGGCGCGTGATGACGCCGCTGTTCGATGCGTTGCATACGCTCGGCGCCAGCTTCTCGTATCTCGCCGACGAAACGAAGGCGCCCGTGATCAACTGGGGCCGCACGCTGCAAGGCGGCAGCGTCACGATTCCGGGCGAGATCAGCTCGCAGTTCATCACCGCGGTGCTGATGGCCGCGCCGCTCGCGAAGCAGCCGATCACGCTGCGCGTCACGCCGCCCGTGCTGTCGCAGTCGTACATCGCGCAAACGCTCGACACGCTGCGCATGGCCGGCATCCGCGCCGAGGCCGGCGCGGACTTCACGTCGTATCGCGTCGCGCCGGGTCGCTACACGCGCTTTCAGACCCGCATCAACGCCGACTTCACCTCGCTGTCCTACCTGCTGATGGCGTGCGCGATCTTCCCGGGCGCCTATCGCCTGCACGGCCTCGACCCGGAAACGCTGCAGGGCGAGCAGCTGTTCATCGACATCGTGCAGGCGCTCGGCGTGAAGATCGCCTACCTGCCGGAGCGCGTGATGAGCGTCGACAGCACGGGCATCGACTTCGACGGCCAGTTCGCGTTCGACGTCAGCAACGGGCCGAACATCATCCCGACGCTGGTGGCGCTGAGCCTGTTCGTCACGGGCCGCTTCGCGATCACGGGCGGGTCGGTCACGCGCTTTCACAAGTCGTCGCGCATCGAGGCGATGGTCGAGGAAGCGCGCAAGCTCGGCGCGGACATCACGATCACGCGCGCGCCGGGCGGCCATGTCGACGGCTTCGTGACCCGCGGCCGCGCCCGCTACGAGGGCGGCGTCACGCTGTCGAGCCACGGCGATCACCGCAACTTCATGTCGCTGTTCGTCGCGGCCCTGCGCTGCGACAAACCCTGCAACCTCGACGGATACGAGGACATCGTGTGCTCGTTCCCCGACTTCATCGAGCAGTTCACCCGGCTCGGCGTGCGCAGCGCCGCGACCGAACGCCACTACGCGGAAGCCAACGACGAGTAA
- the zwf gene encoding glucose-6-phosphate dehydrogenase codes for MNPSASSSPVSELPLDMVIFGGAGDLSARKLLPALYMAHLHGSLPDATRIIAVGRGRWSREQYLDFVETRSRPFVDAKALEPEAWGRFLARFEYACVDINDVDAYTSLAQAVRPGSLRVFYLATAPSLFSTIGDCLAAQGLVDEHARVVLEKPLGHDLASAKAINAAIGRHFPEERIYRIDHYLGKETVQNLMVLRFGNAIFGPLWQAPYIRSVQITVAESVGVGSRAGFYDDTGALRDMIQNHLLQLLCIVSMEPPVSLDPDAVRDEKLKVLRSLRPMTVETIARDTVRGQYTAGSVDGEAVRGYLDEPDVPADSTTETFVAIRAQINNWRWANVPFFLRTGKRLRDRRSEIVIEFADLPFSIIPRGAYSQGNRLVIQLQPEESIQLHLLAKEPGSGLHVLPVSLNLDLQQALSGRRAEAYERLLIDVIRGRLTHFMRYDELEAAWAWVEPILNGWQALGGKPRSYIAGTYGPAASSALLARDDMAWAEEES; via the coding sequence ATGAACCCATCCGCCTCTTCCTCCCCGGTTTCCGAGCTGCCGCTCGACATGGTCATTTTCGGCGGCGCGGGCGATCTGTCCGCGCGCAAGCTGCTGCCCGCGCTCTACATGGCGCACCTGCACGGCAGCCTGCCCGACGCCACGCGCATCATCGCGGTCGGGCGCGGCCGCTGGTCGCGCGAGCAGTACCTGGATTTCGTCGAGACGCGCTCGCGGCCGTTCGTCGACGCCAAGGCGCTCGAGCCCGAGGCGTGGGGGCGCTTTCTCGCGCGCTTCGAGTACGCGTGCGTCGACATCAACGACGTGGATGCATACACGAGCCTCGCGCAAGCCGTGCGGCCCGGTTCGCTGCGCGTGTTCTACCTCGCGACGGCGCCGAGCCTGTTCAGCACCATCGGCGATTGCCTGGCCGCGCAGGGGCTCGTCGACGAGCACGCGCGGGTCGTGCTCGAGAAGCCGCTGGGGCACGACCTCGCCTCCGCGAAGGCGATCAACGCGGCGATCGGACGTCACTTCCCGGAGGAGCGGATCTATCGGATCGATCACTACCTGGGCAAGGAAACCGTCCAGAACCTGATGGTGCTGCGCTTCGGCAACGCGATCTTCGGGCCGCTGTGGCAGGCGCCGTATATCCGCAGCGTCCAGATCACGGTGGCGGAATCGGTCGGCGTCGGCAGCCGCGCGGGCTTCTACGACGACACGGGCGCGCTGCGCGACATGATCCAGAATCATCTGCTGCAACTGCTGTGCATCGTCTCGATGGAGCCGCCCGTTTCCCTCGATCCCGACGCGGTGCGCGACGAGAAGCTCAAGGTGCTGCGTTCGCTGCGGCCGATGACCGTCGAGACGATCGCGCGCGACACGGTGCGCGGCCAGTACACGGCGGGTTCGGTGGACGGCGAGGCGGTGCGCGGCTACCTGGATGAGCCGGACGTGCCGGCCGACAGCACGACGGAAACGTTCGTGGCGATTCGCGCGCAGATCAACAACTGGCGCTGGGCCAACGTGCCGTTCTTCCTGAGAACGGGCAAGCGGCTGCGCGACCGGCGCTCGGAGATCGTGATCGAGTTCGCCGACCTGCCGTTCTCGATCATTCCGCGCGGCGCGTACAGCCAGGGCAACCGGCTGGTCATCCAGTTGCAGCCGGAAGAGTCGATCCAGTTGCACTTGCTCGCGAAGGAGCCCGGCAGCGGGCTGCACGTGCTGCCCGTGAGCCTCAACCTGGATTTGCAGCAGGCGCTGAGCGGGCGTCGCGCCGAGGCTTACGAGCGCCTCCTGATCGACGTGATCCGCGGCCGCCTCACGCACTTCATGCGCTACGACGAACTCGAGGCGGCGTGGGCGTGGGTCGAGCCGATCCTGAACGGCTGGCAGGCGCTGGGCGGCAAGCCGCGCAGCTATATCGCCGGCACCTACGGGCCGGCGGCGTCCTCCGCGCTGCTGGCCCGCGACGACATGGCCTGGGCGGAAGAAGAATCCTGA
- a CDS encoding UbiD family decarboxylase — MLHCALDLRAFLDELRRRRDLVDIDVEVDTALELAAITRRVYEARLPAPLFTRLASGVPGARILGAPAGMRATPGREYGRLALHLGLPETSGPREIIATIRRAMAAAPIAPRRVASGPVKQNVWRDEAVDLTRFPVPLLHEADGGRYFGTYGFHIVRSPDGAWDSWGIGRLMLVDRNTLAGPAIPTQHIGMIREMWRREGKPMPWAMALGAPPAAVAAAGMPLPAGVSEPGYVGALLGAALEVVRAERVDLWVPAQAEIVLEGEVSLTETALEGPMGEYHGYQHREGRAQPVFHVRAVTFRDAPILPVCVAGTPPEENHTIWGTMISAQLLELLQAAGLPIDMAWCSYEAASCWAVLSVDVARLAALNTTARALVERVAEVLFDSHPGYLIPKFILVGNDVDVTDLNQVVWALATRAHPEHDHFAFPGQRGFPMVPYLTTDDRAAGSGGKLVVNCLYPEQFRGEMRAGIASFRHAYPDALQRKVLENWARYGFAEAR, encoded by the coding sequence CTGCTTCACTGCGCGCTGGACCTGCGCGCGTTCCTCGACGAGCTGCGCCGCAGGCGGGATCTCGTCGATATCGACGTCGAAGTCGACACCGCGCTCGAACTGGCGGCGATCACGCGCCGCGTCTATGAGGCGCGCCTGCCCGCCCCGCTGTTCACGCGCCTTGCGAGCGGCGTGCCGGGGGCGCGGATCCTGGGCGCGCCCGCCGGCATGCGGGCGACGCCGGGGCGGGAATACGGCCGGCTGGCGCTGCATCTCGGTCTGCCGGAGACGAGCGGCCCGCGCGAGATCATCGCGACGATCCGGCGCGCGATGGCGGCCGCGCCCATCGCGCCGCGCCGGGTGGCGAGCGGCCCCGTGAAGCAGAACGTCTGGCGCGACGAGGCGGTCGATCTGACGCGCTTCCCGGTTCCGCTGCTGCACGAAGCGGATGGCGGCCGTTACTTCGGCACCTACGGCTTCCATATCGTGCGTTCTCCCGACGGTGCGTGGGACAGCTGGGGCATCGGCCGGCTCATGCTGGTGGATCGCAACACGCTGGCGGGGCCGGCGATTCCGACCCAGCACATCGGCATGATCCGCGAGATGTGGCGTCGCGAGGGCAAGCCTATGCCGTGGGCGATGGCGCTTGGCGCGCCGCCCGCCGCGGTGGCCGCGGCCGGCATGCCGCTGCCCGCCGGCGTCAGCGAGCCCGGATATGTCGGGGCGCTGCTGGGCGCGGCGCTCGAAGTCGTGCGCGCGGAGCGCGTCGATCTGTGGGTGCCCGCGCAGGCGGAGATCGTGCTGGAAGGCGAGGTCAGCCTGACCGAGACCGCGCTCGAAGGGCCGATGGGCGAGTACCACGGCTACCAGCATCGCGAAGGGCGCGCGCAGCCCGTGTTTCACGTGCGCGCGGTGACCTTCCGCGATGCGCCGATCCTGCCCGTGTGCGTGGCGGGCACGCCGCCCGAGGAAAACCACACGATCTGGGGAACCATGATCTCCGCGCAACTGCTCGAGTTGTTGCAGGCAGCCGGCCTGCCGATCGACATGGCGTGGTGTTCCTACGAGGCCGCGAGCTGCTGGGCCGTGCTGTCGGTCGACGTCGCGCGGCTCGCCGCGTTGAACACGACGGCGCGCGCGCTCGTCGAGCGCGTGGCCGAGGTGTTGTTCGACTCGCATCCCGGTTACCTGATTCCGAAGTTCATCCTGGTGGGCAACGACGTCGACGTCACCGACCTCAACCAGGTGGTCTGGGCGCTCGCGACGCGCGCGCACCCCGAGCACGATCACTTCGCATTCCCGGGGCAGCGCGGCTTTCCGATGGTCCCGTATCTGACGACGGACGATCGCGCGGCCGGCTCGGGCGGCAAGCTCGTCGTCAATTGCCTGTATCCGGAGCAGTTTCGCGGCGAGATGCGCGCGGGAATCGCCTCGTTCCGGCATGCGTATCCGGACGCGCTTCAGCGCAAGGTGTTGGAGAACTGGGCGCGCTACGGTTTCGCGGAGGCTCGATAG
- a CDS encoding cytochrome ubiquinol oxidase subunit I encodes MEIFDAFHLARLQFAFTVSFHIVFPAISIGMASFLAVLEWRWLATGDAAYKAMFQFWSKIFAIGFGMGVVSGVVMAYEFGTNWSGFASVAGNITGPLLTYEVLTAFFLEAGFLGVMLFGWERVSPRAHFFATLMVALGTLISTFWILASNSFMQTPQGFAIEHGRIVPVDWFKVIFNPSFPYRLAHMTIAAFIVAGFIVAACGAWHLLRGRRDEPVKRSFSMALWILLLLTPIQIAVGDAHGLNTRAYQPAKIAAIEGLWETEHGGTSLNLVGLPDMQAETTRYALQVPHLGSLILTHSWDGEIRGLKEFPPEDRPYSPIVFWTFRIMAGLGMLMLLVALLGLLLRRGGRLYEARAFQWFVLAMGPSGLVALLAGWITTEVGRQPWTVYGVLRTIDSVAPLSARQVGVSLLIFVVVYFLVFGTGVYYMMQLMKRGPAAQAGLHEHHPHPGLRNRALSARLGTTDAE; translated from the coding sequence ATGGAAATCTTCGACGCATTCCATCTCGCGCGGCTGCAGTTCGCGTTCACGGTGTCGTTCCATATCGTGTTCCCGGCCATCAGCATCGGCATGGCGAGCTTCCTGGCGGTGCTGGAGTGGCGCTGGCTCGCGACGGGCGACGCCGCGTACAAGGCGATGTTCCAGTTCTGGTCGAAGATCTTCGCGATCGGCTTCGGCATGGGCGTGGTGTCGGGCGTCGTGATGGCCTACGAGTTCGGCACCAACTGGAGCGGCTTCGCTTCGGTGGCGGGCAACATCACCGGGCCGCTCCTGACCTACGAAGTGCTGACGGCATTCTTCCTCGAGGCGGGGTTTCTCGGCGTGATGCTGTTCGGCTGGGAGCGCGTCAGCCCGCGCGCGCACTTCTTCGCGACGCTGATGGTCGCGCTCGGCACGCTGATCTCGACCTTCTGGATCCTCGCGTCCAACAGCTTCATGCAGACGCCGCAGGGCTTCGCGATCGAGCATGGCCGCATCGTGCCGGTCGACTGGTTCAAGGTCATTTTCAATCCTTCGTTTCCCTATCGGCTCGCGCACATGACGATCGCTGCGTTCATCGTCGCGGGCTTCATCGTCGCCGCATGTGGTGCGTGGCACCTGCTGCGCGGCCGGCGCGACGAGCCCGTCAAGCGCAGCTTCTCGATGGCGCTGTGGATCCTGCTGCTGCTCACGCCGATCCAGATCGCCGTCGGCGATGCGCACGGCCTCAATACCCGCGCCTACCAGCCGGCCAAGATCGCCGCGATCGAAGGCCTGTGGGAGACCGAACACGGCGGCACCTCGCTGAATCTGGTCGGCCTGCCCGACATGCAGGCGGAGACGACGCGCTACGCGTTGCAGGTGCCGCACCTGGGCAGCCTGATCCTCACGCACAGCTGGGACGGCGAGATCCGAGGCCTGAAGGAATTCCCGCCCGAGGATCGCCCATACTCGCCGATCGTGTTCTGGACCTTCCGCATCATGGCGGGCCTCGGCATGCTGATGCTGCTGGTCGCGCTGCTCGGCCTGCTGCTGCGCCGGGGCGGCCGCCTCTACGAGGCGCGCGCCTTCCAGTGGTTCGTGCTGGCGATGGGGCCGTCGGGGCTCGTGGCGTTGCTGGCCGGCTGGATCACGACCGAGGTCGGGCGGCAGCCGTGGACCGTGTACGGCGTGCTGCGCACCATCGACTCGGTCGCGCCGCTGAGCGCCCGGCAGGTCGGGGTCTCGCTGCTGATCTTCGTGGTCGTGTATTTCCTGGTCTTCGGCACCGGCGTCTACTACATGATGCAGCTCATGAAACGCGGGCCGGCGGCGCAGGCCGGCCTCCACGAACACCACCCTCACCCGGGGCTGCGCAACCGCGCGCTGTCCGCGCGGCTGGGTACGACCGACGCGGAGTAA
- a CDS encoding MarR family winged helix-turn-helix transcriptional regulator, translating to MSREKALGLPSGEIYSMTNIVRNRDRRLTTELGRIGLTLPEWRVLRIIHSFAQDVPMSVIIEHSQTDRTALGRTIDRLVERGWVERLPDPDDKRAVYIRRRPASCVAFTQALQVVSQWDTQLMAGLDAVERGALSRALKKLDDASL from the coding sequence ATGAGCAGGGAGAAGGCGCTTGGATTGCCGTCCGGTGAAATCTATTCGATGACAAACATCGTGCGCAATCGAGACAGGCGTCTCACGACGGAGCTGGGCCGCATCGGCCTCACGCTGCCGGAATGGCGGGTGCTGCGGATCATTCACAGCTTCGCGCAGGACGTGCCGATGAGCGTCATCATCGAACATTCGCAGACCGATCGAACCGCACTGGGCCGCACCATCGACCGGCTCGTCGAGCGCGGCTGGGTCGAACGATTGCCGGATCCCGACGACAAGCGGGCCGTCTATATCCGGCGGCGTCCCGCATCGTGCGTCGCGTTCACCCAGGCGCTGCAGGTCGTGTCGCAATGGGACACGCAACTGATGGCGGGCCTCGATGCAGTCGAACGCGGTGCCTTGTCGCGCGCGCTCAAGAAGCTCGACGACGCGTCGCTCTGA
- the cydB gene encoding cytochrome d ubiquinol oxidase subunit II, which translates to MHLDLPVIWAMIIGLGVFIYVMLDGFDLGIGLLFPFFGEAAEREVMINTVAPVWDGNETFLVLGGAALYGAFPVVYATLLPANYLPLILMVVGLIFRGAAFELRAKASRTRHLWDLAFIGGSALAAFCQGIVLGSLLQGIRIVDGRFAGEPFDWLSPFSLFCGLGVLVTYATLGCGWLILKTDGDLQRKMRMLMKPLVSVLLGAMAIVSLWTVLGLPAVAHRWFGSGDLPWFLPVPVLVVACVWGIFHTVRRGHEAMPFLLTLALSFLGYSGLIISIWPHIVPPSLSIWEASSSPASQLFALVGTVIVLPIILVYNAMQYHVFRGKVRSGDAGYH; encoded by the coding sequence ATGCATCTCGACCTTCCCGTCATCTGGGCCATGATCATCGGGCTCGGCGTGTTCATCTACGTGATGCTCGACGGCTTCGACCTCGGCATCGGGCTGCTGTTTCCATTCTTCGGCGAAGCCGCCGAGCGCGAAGTGATGATCAACACGGTCGCCCCCGTGTGGGACGGCAACGAGACCTTCCTCGTGCTCGGCGGCGCGGCGCTGTACGGTGCGTTTCCGGTGGTCTATGCGACGCTGCTGCCCGCCAACTACCTGCCGCTGATCTTGATGGTGGTGGGGCTGATCTTCCGCGGCGCGGCGTTCGAGCTGCGCGCGAAGGCGAGCCGGACCCGGCATCTGTGGGACCTCGCGTTCATCGGCGGCTCGGCGCTCGCGGCGTTCTGCCAGGGGATCGTGCTCGGCTCGCTGTTGCAGGGGATCCGGATCGTCGACGGCCGCTTCGCCGGCGAGCCGTTCGACTGGCTGTCGCCGTTCAGCCTGTTCTGCGGGCTCGGGGTGCTCGTCACCTATGCGACGCTCGGCTGCGGCTGGCTGATCCTCAAGACCGACGGCGACCTGCAGCGCAAGATGCGGATGCTGATGAAGCCGCTCGTGAGCGTGCTGCTCGGGGCGATGGCGATCGTCAGCCTGTGGACCGTGCTCGGGCTGCCCGCCGTCGCGCACCGCTGGTTCGGCAGCGGCGACCTGCCCTGGTTCCTGCCGGTGCCCGTGCTGGTGGTCGCGTGCGTATGGGGCATCTTCCACACGGTGCGGCGCGGGCACGAGGCCATGCCGTTCCTGCTGACGCTCGCGTTGAGCTTCCTCGGCTACAGCGGCCTCATCATCAGCATCTGGCCGCACATCGTGCCGCCTTCGCTGTCGATCTGGGAGGCCTCGTCGAGCCCCGCGAGCCAGTTGTTCGCGCTGGTCGGCACGGTGATCGTGCTGCCGATCATCCTCGTGTACAACGCGATGCAATACCACGTGTTCCGCGGCAAGGTGCGCTCGGGGGATGCGGGCTACCACTGA